The following coding sequences are from one Rathayibacter sp. VKM Ac-2760 window:
- a CDS encoding PD40 domain-containing protein, whose translation MARSLLPDQTCRIRVLDVATGEATTVFSSDSLLVEAPNWSPDGSFLVVNGDGGLYRLPLGGAPVGPGGLEAIPLDGVPEELNNDHVLAPEGGTAYVSARDGHLYAVAIDGSAPARRLTSAGPVPRFKHYLHGVSPDGRLLALIGGGEDATGRWVTNVYTMPAAGGPLTALTDDAHPDDGVDFSADGESLYFNSEREGGVAQLFRMRRDGSGLERVAVSETVDWFPHVSPDGAHLLYLAYPAGTLGHPENLPVELRLIALTGRAAGDGSPGRVVQSLFGGQGTINVAGWSPDSTRFAYADYPLGS comes from the coding sequence ATGGCCCGCTCACTGCTCCCCGACCAGACCTGCCGGATCCGCGTGCTCGACGTCGCGACCGGCGAGGCGACGACGGTGTTCTCCTCCGACTCGCTGCTCGTGGAGGCGCCGAACTGGTCGCCGGACGGGTCGTTCCTCGTGGTGAACGGGGACGGCGGGCTGTACCGGCTGCCGCTCGGGGGCGCTCCGGTCGGTCCCGGTGGGCTCGAGGCGATCCCGCTCGACGGCGTGCCGGAGGAGCTCAACAACGACCACGTGCTCGCTCCCGAGGGCGGGACGGCCTACGTCTCGGCGCGCGACGGGCACCTCTACGCGGTGGCCATCGACGGCTCGGCGCCCGCGCGGCGGCTCACCTCCGCCGGGCCCGTGCCGCGCTTCAAGCACTACCTCCACGGCGTCTCGCCCGACGGCCGCCTGCTCGCGCTGATCGGCGGCGGCGAGGACGCCACCGGCCGCTGGGTCACCAACGTCTACACGATGCCCGCCGCGGGCGGACCGCTGACCGCGCTCACCGACGACGCGCACCCGGACGACGGCGTCGACTTCTCCGCCGACGGGGAGTCCCTGTACTTCAACTCCGAGCGGGAGGGCGGCGTCGCGCAGCTGTTCCGGATGCGGCGCGACGGCTCCGGGCTCGAGCGTGTCGCCGTGTCCGAGACCGTCGACTGGTTCCCGCACGTCTCGCCCGACGGAGCGCACCTGCTCTACCTCGCCTATCCCGCCGGGACTCTCGGGCATCCGGAGAACCTGCCGGTCGAGCTCCGGCTGATCGCGCTCACCGGGCGCGCGGCCGGCGACGGCTCGCCCGGCCGCGTCGTGCAGTCGCTCTTCGGCGGCCAGGGCACGATCAACGTCGCGGGCTGGTCGCCGGACTCGACCCGCTTCGCCTACGCGGACTACCCGCTCGGCAGCTGA